A genomic stretch from Candidatus Deferrimicrobiaceae bacterium includes:
- a CDS encoding succinate dehydrogenase cytochrome b subunit: MQILTHTVGRKILMAVSGLFMLFFVIVHLLGNSTIFFGPNALNTYAEKLHSLGPLVWAFRGFMLAMLGIHLIFGVLLTLENWAANPGKYAVNRKLKATFSGETMIWTGAILLGFIVYHLLQFTVRVTPDIIPEAVAKRPGDVYSMVIASFRHTAIALLYVGAMVVLFLHLQHGIQSFFQTLGWNNERTLPRFTALGKVLSALFLLGYSAIPILILVGFLTK; this comes from the coding sequence ATGCAGATACTCACCCATACCGTAGGCAGAAAGATCCTGATGGCGGTGAGCGGGCTTTTCATGCTCTTCTTCGTCATCGTCCATCTGCTGGGAAACTCCACCATCTTCTTCGGCCCGAACGCGCTCAACACCTATGCCGAGAAGCTCCATAGCCTGGGGCCGCTGGTCTGGGCGTTCCGGGGCTTCATGCTGGCCATGCTCGGGATCCACCTCATCTTCGGCGTGCTGTTGACCCTCGAAAACTGGGCGGCGAACCCTGGCAAATACGCCGTCAACCGGAAGCTCAAAGCCACCTTCTCGGGCGAGACGATGATCTGGACGGGCGCCATCCTGCTCGGGTTCATCGTCTATCACCTCCTGCAGTTCACCGTCCGCGTCACGCCCGACATCATTCCCGAGGCGGTCGCCAAGCGGCCGGGTGACGTCTACTCCATGGTCATCGCCAGCTTCCGCCACACGGCGATCGCCCTGCTCTACGTGGGAGCCATGGTGGTCCTCTTCCTTCACCTGCAGCACGGGATCCAGAGCTTCTTCCAGACCCTCGGGTGGAACAACGAGCGGACCCTGCCGCGGTTCACCGCGCTCGGCAAGGTGCTCTCGGCGCTGTTCCTCCTGGGATACAGCGCCATTCCCATCCTCATACTCGTCGGTTTTTTGACCAAATAG
- a CDS encoding tetratricopeptide repeat protein has product MRTRGERIPGTAIVLLVAAHLLIPHLGFLPIAAAAGRIVPAADGGGGETDVPPDIGPIYPGCEAVARGGTELFRCLTAAAGGGNSLAQANLGAVYERGVGVARNMTEAMNWYRKAADQGSPEGQASLGRVYAFDLREYSEALHWYRKAAEQGNANAQYGIGVLYASGLGVTRDYAEALQWYRKAAEQGNPNAQHSLGRAYAYGFRMPRDEKEATKWYRLAAEQGHRGAYDWLAEAAKRGVAEAQHALGTMYASGRGVPRSDPEALKWFRKAAENGHRESEITLGTRYAKGIGMPQDPAEAARWYRKAAEQGDVESQHDLAMAYRTGEGVAQDHAEAAKWFRMAAEQGDVGSQYLLAGMYVDGQGVPQNQAEGAKWFRKAAEQGYLAAQRDLGWMYASGEGIPQDHAEAAKWFRKAAEQGDAKAQNNLGVMYAQGLGVPLDYAEAAKWFRKAADQGDGKGRENLERVKSLLESQRK; this is encoded by the coding sequence GTGCGAACGAGGGGGGAGCGGATACCAGGTACGGCGATCGTGCTTCTTGTCGCGGCTCATCTTCTGATTCCGCACCTTGGATTCCTGCCGATCGCGGCGGCGGCGGGCCGGATCGTTCCGGCGGCGGACGGGGGGGGCGGGGAAACCGACGTCCCGCCCGACATCGGGCCGATCTACCCCGGCTGCGAGGCGGTCGCGAGGGGCGGGACGGAACTTTTCCGGTGTCTGACGGCAGCGGCGGGGGGGGGAAATTCCCTCGCCCAGGCCAATCTCGGGGCCGTCTACGAGAGGGGGGTCGGCGTCGCCCGGAACATGACGGAGGCGATGAACTGGTACCGCAAGGCGGCGGACCAGGGGAGCCCGGAAGGGCAGGCGAGCCTGGGGAGGGTGTACGCGTTCGATCTGCGGGAATATTCCGAGGCGTTGCACTGGTACCGCAAGGCGGCGGAGCAGGGGAACGCGAATGCCCAGTACGGGATCGGCGTACTCTACGCCAGCGGGCTCGGTGTGACGCGCGACTACGCGGAGGCGTTGCAATGGTACCGCAAGGCGGCGGAACAGGGCAATCCGAATGCGCAGCACAGTCTGGGGAGGGCGTACGCCTACGGTTTCCGGATGCCCCGGGACGAGAAAGAGGCGACGAAGTGGTACCGCCTGGCGGCGGAACAGGGGCATCGCGGGGCCTATGACTGGCTCGCGGAGGCGGCGAAACGGGGAGTGGCCGAGGCGCAGCATGCCCTGGGAACGATGTATGCCTCCGGACGGGGCGTGCCCCGCAGCGATCCGGAGGCGCTGAAATGGTTCCGGAAGGCGGCGGAAAACGGACATCGGGAATCGGAAATCACCCTCGGGACCCGTTATGCCAAGGGGATCGGGATGCCGCAGGACCCCGCCGAGGCGGCGAGGTGGTACAGGAAAGCGGCGGAGCAGGGGGATGTGGAGTCGCAGCACGACCTCGCGATGGCCTATCGGACCGGCGAGGGAGTCGCGCAGGACCACGCCGAGGCGGCGAAGTGGTTCCGCATGGCGGCGGAACAAGGGGATGTCGGGTCGCAATACTTGCTCGCCGGGATGTACGTCGACGGCCAGGGAGTTCCGCAGAACCAGGCCGAGGGGGCGAAATGGTTCCGGAAGGCCGCCGAGCAGGGGTATCTGGCGGCGCAGAGGGACCTCGGATGGATGTACGCGAGCGGCGAGGGGATCCCGCAGGACCACGCGGAAGCGGCAAAGTGGTTCCGGAAGGCCGCGGAACAGGGGGATGCAAAGGCGCAGAACAACCTCGGCGTGATGTACGCCCAGGGGTTGGGCGTTCCGCTGGATTACGCGGAGGCGGCGAAGTGGTTCCGGAAGGCGGCTGACCAGGGGGACGGAAAAGGAAGGGAGAACCTGGAAAGGGTCAAGTCTCTCCTCGAAAGCCAGCGGAAGTGA